One Maribacter cobaltidurans genomic window carries:
- a CDS encoding alpha-N-arabinofuranosidase — translation MRTLKVYLLIAMSFFMGTGVSMGQATKSTIEIGKMEDAPTISKHIYGHFAEHLGRCIYEGFYVGDNSMIPNTEGVRNDIIDALKELQIPNLRWPGGCFADTYHWKDGIGPQENRPTIVNTWWGGVTEDNSFGTHNFLNLCKVLETEPYLSGNVGSGTVQELADWVQYTNFKGKSPMSDLRRENGRDEPWTVKFWGIGNEAWGCGGNMRPEYYADIYKKYVTFMSDADVEGGLYKIASGASNDDYNWTEVLMKNIPKNMLQGVALHHYSVIDWSAKGSDVDFTEDLYFKTMKESWLMEELIVNHTAIMDKYDKEKQVDLIVDEWGGWYEVAEGTNPGFLYQQNTMRDAMIAGMNLNIFNNHADRVKMANLAQTVNVLQAVILTDKEKMILTPTYHVMNMYKVHQDAKLIPLSFESPEYTYEGESLPAINASASIDDAGKIHLSIVNIDAHKENTVTIDLNALGVKKITGEILMSDKLQDHNTFDNPNKIEPKEYKGFTFKKGVLEVELPAFSVIVLQGSK, via the coding sequence ATGAGAACATTAAAAGTCTATTTGCTTATTGCCATGTCATTTTTTATGGGCACTGGCGTTTCCATGGGACAAGCTACAAAAAGCACTATTGAAATCGGGAAGATGGAAGATGCTCCTACCATTAGTAAACATATTTACGGACATTTTGCAGAACATTTGGGCAGATGTATCTATGAAGGATTCTACGTTGGCGATAACAGTATGATACCCAATACGGAAGGGGTGAGAAATGATATAATCGATGCGCTAAAAGAGCTTCAGATACCCAACTTACGTTGGCCCGGCGGTTGCTTTGCCGATACGTATCATTGGAAAGACGGTATAGGTCCGCAGGAGAATAGACCAACTATCGTAAATACTTGGTGGGGAGGAGTTACTGAGGACAATAGTTTTGGAACCCATAACTTTTTGAATCTTTGCAAGGTGCTTGAAACGGAGCCTTATCTCTCCGGAAACGTGGGCAGTGGTACGGTACAGGAATTGGCGGATTGGGTACAGTATACGAATTTTAAGGGGAAAAGCCCCATGTCCGATTTAAGACGCGAGAACGGTAGGGATGAGCCATGGACCGTTAAATTTTGGGGAATTGGAAATGAGGCCTGGGGATGTGGAGGTAATATGCGTCCGGAATATTACGCAGATATCTATAAAAAATATGTCACTTTCATGTCAGACGCAGACGTTGAGGGAGGACTTTACAAAATTGCTTCTGGTGCCAGCAATGACGATTATAACTGGACGGAAGTACTTATGAAAAATATACCCAAGAACATGTTGCAAGGAGTTGCCCTGCACCACTATTCCGTTATTGATTGGAGTGCCAAGGGTTCCGACGTAGATTTTACGGAGGACCTATATTTCAAGACCATGAAGGAATCTTGGCTGATGGAAGAATTGATAGTGAATCACACCGCAATAATGGACAAATATGATAAGGAAAAGCAGGTAGATCTTATCGTAGACGAATGGGGCGGATGGTACGAGGTTGCAGAAGGTACCAATCCCGGGTTCCTGTATCAGCAGAACACGATGCGGGATGCTATGATTGCCGGCATGAACCTTAATATTTTCAATAATCATGCAGATCGTGTAAAAATGGCCAACCTTGCCCAAACAGTGAATGTGCTACAAGCCGTAATTTTGACCGATAAGGAGAAAATGATTCTGACTCCTACATACCATGTGATGAACATGTACAAAGTGCACCAGGATGCAAAACTAATTCCGCTTTCCTTTGAATCTCCTGAATACACCTATGAGGGAGAAAGCCTTCCCGCAATCAATGCTTCGGCATCGATAGACGATGCAGGAAAGATTCATTTATCCATCGTAAACATAGATGCCCATAAAGAGAATACGGTAACCATCGATTTGAACGCCTTGGGAGTTAAGAAAATCACTGGGGAAATATTGATGTCTGATAAATTACAAGACCATAACACTTTTGATAATCCCAATAAAATTGAACCCAAGGAGTACAAGGGTTTTACCTTTAAGAAAGGAGTTTTGGAAGTAGAATTGCCTGCCTTTTCCGTTATCGTATTGCAAGGAAGCAAATAA
- a CDS encoding glycoside hydrolase family 127 protein has protein sequence MKKSNYIFVSLIFCLFIISCQKETKEEVASVKKEEASGYSITPVNIQNVKLTDEFWLPIIRRVQEKTIEYAIEKCEEEGRFDNFLIAGGKMEGSVRGVMPFDDSDVYKIIEGASNSLISSPNPKLETLLDSLVGIIKIGQEPDGYLTTWRTIDPYKPPATWVEVKEGKRWESLAASHELYNAGHMYEAAVVHYKATGKRNFLDIAIKNADLMVETFGEGEGKIAAVPGHQIIETGLIKLYEVTGKEDYLDLAKYFLDNRGNPDNHELFGPYSQDHVPVIEQDEVVGHAVRAVYMYAAMTDIAAIKNDSAYLNAVDNLWDNMVSKKMYITGGIGARHDQEAFGDNYELPNLTAYNETCASIGDVYWNHRLFNMSGDSKYYDVIERTLYNGLISGLSLSGTEFFYPNALESDGKYEFNQGAATRKSWFDCSCCPTNVVRFIPAMPGLIYSKTDKDIYVNLYASNEATVDLPNSKVQVTQKTNYPWDGNVEIHVQASQADNFNLKIRIPGWANNEVLPGGLYDYVNNVSDKVEVYIDGQKEVINSLDGYVTLSSEKVNGKTIQLKFPMEVRKVETSDKVAENRGKIALEYGPLVYAVEEIDNKGKYDGITIPSNNDFKVQMEPNLLGGVNTIQDDNLKAIPYYAWSNRGVGKMKVWLDSSPK, from the coding sequence ATGAAAAAGAGTAATTATATTTTTGTTAGTCTTATTTTTTGTCTTTTCATAATTTCCTGTCAAAAGGAAACAAAAGAGGAGGTAGCTTCTGTCAAGAAGGAAGAGGCGTCAGGATATTCTATAACTCCGGTGAACATTCAAAATGTCAAGTTGACGGACGAATTCTGGCTCCCCATTATTAGGAGGGTACAGGAGAAAACCATTGAATACGCCATTGAAAAATGTGAGGAAGAAGGGAGATTCGATAACTTTTTAATCGCTGGTGGCAAAATGGAAGGTTCTGTACGCGGAGTAATGCCTTTTGATGATTCTGACGTATATAAAATTATAGAAGGAGCCTCTAACTCTTTGATCAGTTCCCCAAACCCGAAATTGGAGACTTTGTTGGACTCCTTGGTGGGAATTATAAAAATTGGACAGGAACCCGATGGATATTTAACCACTTGGCGTACCATAGACCCCTATAAACCGCCCGCTACTTGGGTAGAGGTAAAGGAAGGTAAAAGATGGGAATCGCTTGCGGCAAGCCATGAGCTTTACAATGCCGGCCATATGTACGAGGCTGCCGTAGTACATTATAAAGCTACCGGAAAACGGAATTTCTTGGATATCGCTATAAAAAATGCCGATTTAATGGTGGAAACCTTTGGTGAAGGAGAAGGTAAGATAGCCGCTGTGCCAGGACATCAGATTATAGAAACCGGACTCATCAAATTATATGAGGTTACAGGTAAAGAAGACTACCTTGATTTAGCCAAGTATTTCTTGGATAATAGGGGCAACCCAGATAATCACGAACTCTTCGGTCCCTATTCACAGGATCACGTTCCTGTTATAGAACAGGATGAGGTTGTGGGACATGCAGTTAGGGCCGTTTATATGTACGCCGCCATGACAGATATTGCAGCAATCAAAAATGATTCGGCCTACCTGAACGCTGTGGATAACCTATGGGACAATATGGTGAGCAAAAAAATGTACATCACCGGCGGGATAGGTGCCAGACATGACCAAGAGGCGTTTGGTGACAATTATGAACTTCCCAACTTAACCGCATATAATGAGACATGCGCCTCTATCGGCGATGTGTATTGGAACCATAGATTGTTCAATATGTCCGGGGATTCTAAGTATTACGACGTTATAGAACGAACTTTATACAATGGATTAATCTCTGGTCTCTCCCTGAGTGGTACAGAGTTTTTCTATCCAAATGCCCTGGAGTCCGATGGAAAATATGAATTTAACCAAGGGGCTGCAACCAGAAAATCGTGGTTCGATTGTTCTTGCTGTCCAACAAATGTCGTGCGGTTTATTCCTGCCATGCCAGGTCTGATTTATTCAAAAACCGATAAAGATATTTATGTGAATTTGTATGCCTCGAATGAAGCTACCGTAGACCTACCTAATAGTAAAGTTCAAGTTACACAAAAGACGAATTATCCTTGGGATGGTAACGTGGAGATACATGTACAGGCCTCCCAAGCTGATAATTTCAATCTTAAAATTCGTATACCCGGTTGGGCGAATAACGAAGTGCTTCCTGGTGGACTTTATGATTATGTGAACAACGTATCGGATAAGGTGGAGGTTTATATCGACGGCCAAAAGGAGGTCATCAATTCTTTGGATGGCTATGTGACTCTTTCCAGTGAAAAAGTAAATGGAAAAACAATTCAACTTAAATTTCCAATGGAAGTTAGAAAGGTGGAGACCTCCGATAAAGTTGCCGAGAATAGAGGTAAAATTGCCTTGGAATATGGCCCTTTGGTCTATGCAGTTGAGGAGATTGATAATAAGGGGAAATATGATGGGATAACCATCCCATCAAATAACGACTTTAAAGTTCAAATGGAGCCGAATCTTTTAGGGGGTGTAAATACAATCCAAGATGATAACCTTAAAGCGATTCCCTATTATGCCTGGTCTAACAGAGGAGTTGGTAAAATGAAAGTTTGGTTGGATAGCTCGCCGAAATAA